In Cupriavidus sp. EM10, the genomic window CTGACCCAACTGCCCGCCCACGGCGTGCCCGACGATGTGTTCGAGCGCGTGCGCACGCAGTTTTCGGAGAAGGAGTTGTCGGACCTGACCTTCCAGGTGGGCGCCATCAATGCGTGGAACCGCCTCAACGTGGCATTCCAGATGGAGCCCGGCTCGGCCGACAAGATGTTCGGCCTCGACAAGGCCGGGCTGGAGTAAGGCGATGAGACGCATCCTTTCCATCGCAGCCATGCTGGCGGCCGCGTGCGCACTGCTGGCGCCGCCGGCGTTTGCCGCATCGCCCGAGGTGAAGGTCACGCCGCTGACCACCGAGGCGCTGCCCGAGTATTCGGGCAAGGAAGTGCAGATGATCATGGTGGAGTACCCGCCGGGCGGCCAGGACCCCGTGCATCGCCACGATGCGCACGGCTTCATCTACGTGCTCGAAGGCAACATCATCATGGGGTGAAGGGTGGCAAGGAGGTCACGCTCAAGCCCGGTGACACCTTCCATGAAGGTCCCAACGATATTCATACCGTCGGGCGCAACGCCAGCAACAGCAAGCGCGCCAGGTTCATCGTGTTCCTGATCAAGAACCAGGGCGCCCCGATCCTCACGCCGGTGAAGTAAGCCACGCCATCCAGCCGGCAGGCGCCCCGTTCTCCAGATCGGGGCCGCCTGCCGCGCCATCGTTTCAACCGTCTTGCGCTGCAATCCGCCGACGCCTGCCTGACAGGCCTGCCGGCGCGCCTTCTTCAGAAATACCGGAGTCCATCTTGAACGCCATGAACGCCATGACATCGAAGCCCAGCCGTGGGCGCGAAGCCATCGAACCCGTGGTCTACATCGTCGACGACGACGCGGACATGAACGACGCGCTGGCCGATCTGCTGCGTTCGGTTGGCATCCGGTCGCGCTCGTTCCTGACGGCCGACGCCTTCCTGAAGACCCCGATCGAGATGGCGCCGGGCTGCGTGGTGATGGATGTGCGGCTGCGCGGCGCCAACGGCCTGGAAGTGCAGCGCGAGCTGATCCGGCGCGGCGTGTGCGTGCCGGTGGTGTTCATCACCGGCCATGGCGATATCGAGATGAGCGTGCGCGCCATGAAGGCGGGCGCGCTAGATTTCCTGGCCAAGCCGTTCCGCGACCAGGACTTTCTCGATGCCGTGACCGAGGCCATTGCCGTGGATCGCAGCAACCGCAAGGCGCTGCAATGCGTCGACGACCTGCGCGCACGCTTCGCGACGCTGAGCGGCCGCGAGCGCGAGGTGATGGCCCTGGCCGTGTCGGGCCTGATGAACAAGCAGATCGCCGGCAGGATCGGCATCAGCGAGGTGACCATCAAGATCCACCGCAGCCGCGCCATGCGCAAGATGGCGGCGCGCACGTTCGCGGAGCTGGTGAAGATGGCCATCGAACTCGATGTGCAGCTGGACCCGGAGACTACCTACGCCGTGGCGTCGCTGGCCGCGCCGCCGGCCACGCTGGCCAAACACGCGGGGCCGGGCGGGGTGGCACGGCTGATGGTCGCGCACTGACGGGCGCATCTCCGACGGACGTAAAAAAACCCCGGCGCCCGCCGGGGTTCCTCTTTTGGCTGCGATGACGGCTACTGCGCCGTCCAGCCGCCATCCATCGCCCAGGCCGCGCCGCGCACCTGGTCGCCGAACGGCGAGCACAGCATCAGCACCAGGTTGCCCAACTGCTCGGGCGTGACGAACTGGCCGGAAGGTTGCTTGTCGGCCAGCAGGCGTGCCTGTGCGGCTTCCGGGGTGATGGCCTCGCGCTGCGCAATCGCGTCGATCTGCGCGGCCACCAGCGGCGTCAGCACGAAGCCGGGGCAGATGGCGTTGCAGGTGATGCCGGTGCCGGCCGTTTCCAGCGCGGTCACCTTGGTCAGGCCCACCAGCCCGTGCTTGGCCGCCACATAGGCCGACTTGCCGGCCGAACCCACCAGTCCGTGCACCGACGCGATGTTGACGATGCGGCCCCAGTTGGCCGCCCGCATGCCCGGCAACGCCAGCCGCGACGTATGGAAGGCCGACGTCAGGTTGATCGCCAGGATGTCATCCCATTTCTGCACCGGAAAGTCTTCCACCGGCGACACATGCTGGATGCCGGCATTGTTGACCAGCACATCGACGCCGCCGAAGCGCGCGGCCGCCTGCGCGAACATGGCCTCGATCTCGTCGGGACGCCGCATGTCGGCGGGATGGTGCATCACCTCGGCACCCAGGGTGCGGATGGACGCCAGGGCGGCATCCACATCGCCAAAGCCGTTGAGCACGATATTGGCGCCGGCCTGTGCCAGCGCCTGCGCGATACCCAGGCCGATGCCGCTCGTGGAGCCGGTGACCAGGGCGGTCTTGCCATGCAGATTGACCATGATGGTTCCTTGGAGGCGATCAGACCAGGCCGGTCGTGTAGTACACGAAGATCACGAAGAACACGGCCAGCGTCTTGATGACCGTGATGGCGAAGATGTCCCGGTACGACTCGCGGTGCGTGAGCCCGGTCACGGCCAGCAGCGTGATCACCGCGCCGTTGTGCGGCAGCGTGTCCATGCCGCCGCTGGCCATCGACACCACGCGGTGCAGCACTTCCAGCGGAATCTGCGCGGCCTGCGCGCCCTGGATGAACGCGTCGGACATGGCCGCCAGCGCAATGCTCATGCCGCCCGACGCGGAGCCGGTGATACCGGCCAGCGTGCTGACCGACACGGCGGCGTTGACCAGCGGATTCGGGATGCTGCGCAGCGCGTCGCTGACCACCAGGAAGCCCGGCAGCGCGGCGATCACGCCGCCGAAGCCGTATTCCGATGCCGTGTTCATCGACGCCAGCAGCGCGCCGGACACGGCGGCCTTGGTGCCGTCGGCAAAGCGCGCCTTGACCGCGCCAAACGCCGTGACCAGCACGATGACGATACCCAGCAGCAGGGCGCCTTCAACGGCCCAGATGGCCGTCACGTTGGCGATCTTGGTTTCCACCGGCTTGGTCAGGCCCGGCAGCGACACGCTGTTGGCCTCGCCGTACCAGAGCGGAATCATGCGCGTGAGCCAGAAGTTGGACACGCCCACCGCCACCAGCGGCAGGATGGCCAGCAGCGGCGGCGGCAGCTTGCCGCCTTCCACGCGCTGCGGTTCGTTCAGCAGGTTGGTGCCGTAGCCCTCGCCGCGTGCGGCGGCGGCGCGGCGGCGCCATTCCAGGTACGACAGGCCCACGACGATGATGAACAGCGAGCCGATCACGCCCAGCACCGGAGCGGCCCACGACGTGGTCTTGAAGAAGGTGGTCGGGATGATGTTCTGTATCTGCGGCGTGCCCGGCAGGGAATCCATCGTGAACGAGAACGCGCCCAGCGCGATGGCGCCCGGCATCAGGCGCTTGGGGATGTTGCTCTGGCGGTAGAGTTCGGCGGCAAACGGGTAGACCGCGAACACCACCACGAACAGCGACACGCCGCCGTACGTCAGCAGCGCGCAGACCGCCACGATCACGGCATTGGCGCGGGAGCGGCCGATGTAGCGGATGGCCGCGGCCACGATCGATTCCGAGAAGCCCGACAGCTCGATGACCTTGCCGAACACGGCGCCGAGCATGAAAACGGGGAAGTACAGCTTCACGAAGCCGACCATCTTCTCCATGAAGATGCCCGAAAACACCGGCGCCACGGCCGACGGGTCGGTCAGCAGCACCGCGCCCAGCGCGGCCAGCGGTGCGAACAGGATCACGCTGTAGCCGCGATAGGCGGCAAACATCAGGAACGCCAATGCGGCGATCACTACGACAAAAGACATGGGGTCTCCATTGCTTGTTCTTGAATGCGGTCGAGCCGTGGCAACTTGCCCGGTGCCGTGTAATGCGATGGTCCCTCGCGCAGATGACAAGGGACCGCCTTATTAGCAGGCGCCGTGCCACATTCAAAAGTTAAGGATAAGGCGCAAATACTGTAGCGCGCGTGGCTTTGTCTCTTCGTTGAGACAAGACAAGCGACCCGCAAGGCGTGGCAGTCTTCGTTGTGAGACACTTCGCGTCTATAAATCGAGACAACTCTATCCGCTACAGCCATGCACAAGATCGCCGACCCAGGTGGCGCCCTGCTGTTCGACTACGACTACGTGGCCCGGCGCGCCATGGAGTCGCTGTTCCGCACCTTCGAGAACTTCAGCGAAGGCACCTTCGTGGTGGACGAGCACGCCCGTGTCGTCTGGATCAACAAGCGCTACGCGGCGCGCTTCGGCTTTACCAACCCGCAGGATGCCATCGGGCTCGATTGCGAGCAGGTGATTCCGAACAGCCTGATGCGCGAAGTGGTCACCACGGGCAAGCCGATCCTGCTGGACCTGCTGGAAACCGACCGCGAGCCGATGATCGTCACGCGCCTGCCGATCAAGGACGACAACGGCCACACCATCGGCGGGGTCGGGTTCGCGCTGTTCGACGAACTCAAGGCGCTGACCCCGATCTTTGCCCACTACTCGCGCGTCCAGGCCGAACTGGCGGCGGCGCGGCGATCGCTGGACCACGCGCGCCGGGCCAAGTACACGTTTGCCAGCTTCGTGGGCGCCAGTCCGGCGGCCCAGGAGGTGAAGCGCCAGGCCCGGCGCGCCGCGCTGGTGGAATCCCCGGTGCTGCTGCTGGGCGAA contains:
- a CDS encoding GntP family permease, which encodes MSFVVVIAALAFLMFAAYRGYSVILFAPLAALGAVLLTDPSAVAPVFSGIFMEKMVGFVKLYFPVFMLGAVFGKVIELSGFSESIVAAAIRYIGRSRANAVIVAVCALLTYGGVSLFVVVFAVYPFAAELYRQSNIPKRLMPGAIALGAFSFTMDSLPGTPQIQNIIPTTFFKTTSWAAPVLGVIGSLFIIVVGLSYLEWRRRAAAARGEGYGTNLLNEPQRVEGGKLPPPLLAILPLVAVGVSNFWLTRMIPLWYGEANSVSLPGLTKPVETKIANVTAIWAVEGALLLGIVIVLVTAFGAVKARFADGTKAAVSGALLASMNTASEYGFGGVIAALPGFLVVSDALRSIPNPLVNAAVSVSTLAGITGSASGGMSIALAAMSDAFIQGAQAAQIPLEVLHRVVSMASGGMDTLPHNGAVITLLAVTGLTHRESYRDIFAITVIKTLAVFFVIFVYYTTGLV
- a CDS encoding 3-hydroxybutyrate dehydrogenase is translated as MVNLHGKTALVTGSTSGIGLGIAQALAQAGANIVLNGFGDVDAALASIRTLGAEVMHHPADMRRPDEIEAMFAQAAARFGGVDVLVNNAGIQHVSPVEDFPVQKWDDILAINLTSAFHTSRLALPGMRAANWGRIVNIASVHGLVGSAGKSAYVAAKHGLVGLTKVTALETAGTGITCNAICPGFVLTPLVAAQIDAIAQREAITPEAAQARLLADKQPSGQFVTPEQLGNLVLMLCSPFGDQVRGAAWAMDGGWTAQ
- a CDS encoding response regulator transcription factor, with product MNAMTSKPSRGREAIEPVVYIVDDDADMNDALADLLRSVGIRSRSFLTADAFLKTPIEMAPGCVVMDVRLRGANGLEVQRELIRRGVCVPVVFITGHGDIEMSVRAMKAGALDFLAKPFRDQDFLDAVTEAIAVDRSNRKALQCVDDLRARFATLSGREREVMALAVSGLMNKQIAGRIGISEVTIKIHRSRAMRKMAARTFAELVKMAIELDVQLDPETTYAVASLAAPPATLAKHAGPGGVARLMVAH